Sequence from the Mercenaria mercenaria strain notata unplaced genomic scaffold, MADL_Memer_1 contig_862, whole genome shotgun sequence genome:
CGTAGATACATGCGAATTAATCAAACATAATATgtatatgttaaaaaaataatcttcgaatatgttttacaagttcacgTGACATTCATAAAAGATTTCCAAAACGTGGTCGACTCGCCCAGGAGAAACCAGTGTTTGGAAACCTGTGCCCCTTCATCACATGTGTTTTACCACTGAATGTTGGGCTTCATCCTTGAAAGATCTTTTATAAACAATATGTCAGAACTCTTGATAAACTACATTTCCTCAACACTGAGATTATTAATTATTATGTAACGAAGTACATGTTACAATAACATTCCTCTTAAGTTAAACATTGAATTTAAATCTAATGAGGTCACCACAAAGAGTGAATCGCTAGAACTGATTTCTTACCGCCgaaaatcttgtttatatctgaTCTCGAAACACTCCAGCAGTCAAAACAGGTTTTGAAATATACTCCGCTATACGATgtacaaaaattataaatgatgTTTGCAAGTTGTATGAAACCActtcttttatgtgtattttgtgacattttacaaACGAGTATATGtcgttaaatatataaaattatgtttttgcaCAATTCGATTTTATTGAACCTTTAGTAAATTACGAACGAAACAGTTTCCCAAAATGTGGATGAAATTTAGTAAGTATAcaataaaactatgaaaatacCCAGTAAGCGTCAGAAATGTAGATTAGTATATAATTTATTTCCGGACCTCCGTGGCAGAATGTTTACGATCGTTGACTTTTAATCACTTGCCTATTACAGTTAGAGTTCGAGTCTTACTCAATTAGTTAAGCCCAGCTGACTTGCCTAAAGTTCGATGGTTCTATCCAGGCGCTATTCCGTGCCTTTAAAACACCCTTTTCGATGGGAATATAGTATCTTTGTCCACCATAAAAAGCTAACAATCTACCTATGAAACAGTCAATATAACTTAAAACCAAAcgtcaaaaacaaaatatttggatTTAATACAACAAGAAAAGAATTGTTTAACAGCaacaaatatgtacattttacagCAAGGGATGATACAACAAATTTCTTTCATCCCATATATctgctatatattttattatcaacGAAAGCCGTCTACTCATATTTTTAATTCCATCATCCGTAAATTGTTTGCACAGTGCCCAGTTGCAGCTATTCCGTTTGTATCAATGTTTACAGATTGCAAAGTATCCGAAGTTGGAAGTTCACCTCGTGGAGGTGCTGCAACAACATTATGTCCGTTATCAGAGATTTGACCAAAAGCTATGTTGACAGGAGCACGTGTTTTCTCTACAACTGATTGGAGTTTTTCACTTAAAAGTTTCTGTTGACAACCCTCAAGGgcctgaaatacatgtattattgcaGCATCAGGAGTTGCTTGTCTCCAGTGAATCATTAGCTTGTACACAGCCTCTTGAGATTTACTATGCGCCTCAATGAGAGCATTATCCATATCCGGTTCAACTGTTTCATGCAGCTCAGAATTTGTCTTccctaaaatgaataaattactcTGTAAATAATAGACAAGTCTACAATTTGCCTCAGTTAAACCACTTAGTACATTAACAATTGGTCGCGAGAGTACAAAACCTATTTAGATCTATGTCTAGGTCTGGCATGAATGTCAAAACATTTATAACCTGTTCATAAAAAGGTTTGCCTCTTCTAAAAACAAGATGTAACGTTGATGATGTtcttaaaaatgatatataacaTTGAGAATTATTTGTTCATACTTTACGATCTGTACATAGAACTTACTGACtcagttttatttaagaaataatttatagcaaaatagtgttttatcactatttatgcacgacgggtggttatacgtcgggcgtaataatttgacgagggcgcagcccgagtaaaattatttgtgcgacgtattaccgcccgagtgtataatagtgttaaaacacggatttgttataaattatttcgattctaatgtccttaatctaaaacagtagataaaataaaggagcgctctttcttggtcgcaacaaaaactttgacgtcaccgcacgtaaaCGTGACGACATTCTAGTGTAAGGGTGTTTTAACCgggacaagcatattagaattataagTACCAAACAAATTAAATAACTTTCTACATTTCGAAAAGAGGATATAAATCCTTTGTAACATAACGGGTTAAAAGTTCAAACGTCCTGAataaaatcaatttactgatttttttaaaatgattatcaCAGTTTTAAATCTGTCACCCATGTACACACATATAACCTCGTTGTCCTACAATTGTATGTATTGCTGAAATGTCCTAACCACTATTAGTATTTTTTGGTTGACTGCATTGTAGTATGCTTCCTAAGGATCTCATTGATTTAAATATCATGTATTAGAGCTACTTGACGAAGGTAATGCATTACTTGACGAAAGTAATGTTCGTACTGGGAAACGACTTTataaaacagtcaataaataAGTGAAAGTATCACTTACATGTCAGTCTTCTGTAAACCATCTTGAACTTGTCCCATGACAGATTACGAGACATAAAAGTATTTACTTCTAgccaaactgaaactgaatacaAGAGCGGTCATTTGGATAAGACAAAAGGATAAGACGAAATGTCTATTATGGCATCTGTGACCATTTGTTAAACTAGAACATTTTGCTTGAGTTGAACACATTTAAAGTAAGTAAAACATCAGTAACTAGCAAAGAAAACACTAAACAATTAAATCTTTATTAAAGATTTTGTGAAAAGCGTTTGATGCGTATAGACTTAATATCCTAGCAAtatgttcataaaatattttcagtgtcgtctgatttttaaaatgaaattttgtcatttatatctagattgcatgtttaaaataaaacttgcGTTATGTTAATGTGTATTTTAAGCTGCTTCCAGTGTTAAATGTAATTAAGTCTTGACGTTCTAGGAGAAGTTGCTATCAAAAGTAATCTCAAAGTCAGTTGTGATCAATAAATGTTTTGGACaaggtaacattttttttatttaattgagCCACTGACAATTATCAAAAGAGCGTTTACTAAAATATTCCTTTATCGttttaatgaaaacttttttcactatttcaatAACTAACTCTAGTaaactatttgtttgtttaaaatgaagTTAGATACTCTTAGGGTTAAAAGTCAAATGTATCATAATAAAACTAATGTGGAAATATTACCTTCTGCAGCTGAACTACTAGTAGGTGGCCTTACTGAGCTTGCTTGTGTTGTTGTTGGGACGTAATTTCCATCTGGTTGAGTTCCTCTACCTAAATCATCTATCTCAGAACAGACATTTGTCCTTGTGGTAAGATCTGCATCACCTGGGTCACTCTATCGTAGAAGATTataaaattcatcaaataaactAGACATTGCTTTGGAAATGGCACAAGTCTACCCATACCGCTTTATTTAAAATGGCGAAATGAATGAATATGCAATATCTGAGCATAGCTAAATAGAAAACGTGGAAACTCCAAGACATGTGCTGGGtgatataaaaacataaatgttacGCAGTGCAATATTTATGACACAAGTAAATTGTTTTGGAAAATCGAAAGGGAAATTGCTAATATCAAAAACCGAGAGCCATGGTGGCCTTATATTTCTCACATGGGTGCCATTGCTCTTAACTCAGGGTCAGTTTCATGTAGAACTGACCTAAGTACAACATACATTACTTTGTATACCAAGTTTGTAATTGTATGTGTAGATAATATCAGAGTTACACCATTTGTACACTATACATAGAAGTGATTACTAAATCAAGAGCAAACAACAGTACGACATCATCAGAATATCTGACTGGACATTGATTCTATACCAAGTTTGTAATATGTATGTGTAGATAATATCAGAGTTACACCATTTGTACACTATACATGGAAGTGATTACTAAATCAAGAGCAAACAACAGTACGACATCATCAGAATATCTGACTGGACATTGATTTTTACAAGTATACGCATTCTGTGTAAATGCGATAATGACTCCTTCAGAAATGAACGTGCAAGAGTCTGATATTTGTTGATAACTCACGGGCATACAACTCTTAACCTGCTACTTTGATCAGGTGAAAAACATGTCGTTGGTATACACATAACGtgtaaatatgattaggattggtTAAGGAATTAAggtgttgaaatataaacaaagtgaaataatacattttagataaataaatgaCACAAAAATCTGAACTTGCCATATCGGTCATTATTAATCTTAAACATGTTCTTATAAgtaaaatattctttgtaaagattaaaaaaaattggtAAAGAAATGATGGTGATAGAGTGTAAAAACAGTGATATAATGGGACTGGTGTAAATTAATCCAATAATATTTTTctacaactatttttttttcatactctgtgagcttgaagaacattagtttaaGACAAAGCAAAGGTTaccgttttaattttatagggcattttcttcacccttGTTTAAGCAGTTCTGAAATTTAGTAAAATTGAGAAATGGAGGTACTTTttgaaacatataatatcccgCTAAATGTTATaaggatttcaggtcttacaggtcaCTATAGATATGAATACAttatgatatcagtattatataagcataaatgtcacttactaatctttttttcatttatacatgTTAACATAATTACTCCATTCACTTTTTATCAAtggaaaaaagtatttaaatgtgaaaaaaaaatcaattgctacgattttagaaatgttttgctGCTTTTATGACAAACAAgaatgcatcaaaatgaaaagaaaagtttggGTAACCGTCCATCtaagaaatatatttagaaaaaaaacctttaaatgctggtgaattttgatatttttagttttttagttCTTCTTGTCTGGATTTATTCTTCTAATATTAAGTTCTTTGTTGAAAACTATTACTTcagttgtagcttatcattatataaatCAATCAGAAAATTCCAGAAATAAACCTGGTCTACTTAAattgatatttgaaattaccagACCAACAATAAGGGTAAAAACAAAttttcgcaacaagtagaatcttTTTGGTCAAACTGTATATTATTTGCCATATTTTGATCATTTGGCATTTAATTATTATCAgcataaattttgttagaaagaaatattcaaagaaacatttttcaaaatggcggatatttaaAAAAACCGCTCGTACATGATTAAATACAATCAGATCAATAGTATTGGCCGAACAGACCACATATACacatattgaactttcaattttttcaataatcggtattatcgattttttgacacattaaataaagaaggataaattcGATTTATTCGTTATATCTTTAAAATGGTTTATTACCTTTTGCGGAAATAATCTAGAAACCATATTAGGGGGGTAATAAATTGTAATGATGGGGACTGATAACGGGTATTTTGCACCTATATGACACAAATTATGCTTTTCGTCGGCTACTTCAAATTTAGAGTTATACCTCGCAACAAATAAAGATTCTTAAATAATATGCTCATGTTAAATTATATAATGCGAAGTAACATAATCCTACTGCAAAGGAGTAAatggcataattatgtcaaatctAAAGTCACTGGCTTCCAGATTTAGGCTAAAAATGATCTGTCTTTAAAAGTGAATATATGATGAACATATAaacacgagtttttgtttcttgactatcttaaaaatgtcaaaaaaagtattatgatgATAAGACAATTTACATCGGTATCCCGTTACAAACGGCTTTCAATTCTAAATGCAACTTATTCTTATATGTTTCCATAACTTATGAAAAAAAGAGAGAGACAGAAAAAAACGTGGCTCCAGTAAGATCTTTTTGCCTACATATTTACTGACGTTTTTCTACCACCAGTAAAAACAAGTGTCCATTGAGCCATTAATTAGATATAGCTTAAGGCAATAAatatcgattttattgaaaacatggtttATGGACCCCCGCTAAATTTCAGAGATGGACGTAAATGTACGGAAGATTACGATCAAAGTTAAGAGATTATCGATTTTTTCAGCAAGGCTTACCAGCAGTCGCGtttagtacagaaagttcgatatgACAAGAAGCTGCCCTGACAAACTTTGGTGACAGACAGCACAGAATTAATATATCTCTATATATACTGCAATAACAGAATGTCTTTCGCTACTGAATGcctgatacaatattttcacgaatAGCACAACCACGAATGAAAGTGTGAAACCATTCATGAGTGagggacattttaaaaaaaaatatatatatacatattacctATGCAAAACCACGCAAAACGTCATAATGTTACAACAATTACGTACGGCAATTTCTTTCCTATGACAGTTACAGctttcttatatatttattttcatacatgaaaaatacttttgtatttttcataaGAACTTCTAATTAtctataatttgtattttttgctGCGGGGCCTTTGTGGCCATTTGGTAAATGTCTAAGACCTCGAAACGCTTGACCATGACCGCTGGGAGTAAGAGCCGTGATAGGTCGCCAAAACTGATAAATACGTAATTAGAGGTAACGTTATAAGTATCAAAGCGTTTTGTTCTTAGGTACTACATTGCCATGTAATACAACGTCTCCCAATGAAAGGCacttaattttctctactgcagtttaacataatgatctgatatctgttaatgatgtataaacaatattgtactatacatACAATATGTTGTAATACAacgcttggattaaaatttgcatatacaaaatcTACTGTTGTTGAGTGTTTTAAAacaactataaatatatttaatttcaattttgataacatttcatttttaaattggtgaggaaatatgagaaaaaagtgaaatcatcttactaaaggggagtaattcttaaaaaaaaaaagacatcaacattttttttaattgatgagctttcatataatattttacagactggactgGAAAAGATCAATATTGACGTTTGACCTTttgatgtgaccttgacctttgcactaagggtctgggtattgcacatTACAAATTgtttcattatggggaacatttgtgtcaagtaatatcaaaatcccttaattgatgacagagttatggaatagaaagtgaccttgacctttgagttagggataaggggctgtctcattatggaaaacatttgtgccaagtaatattaaaatcccttcatggatgacagagttattgaccatacAGGAATTAAAACTTTATCGACCttcgacctccaagtgtgaccttgacctttgagctatgggtctgggtgttgagcatgacacatcatcttattatggggtacattaaa
This genomic interval carries:
- the LOC123554304 gene encoding uncharacterized protein LOC123554304 is translated as MLRVRLETQIDITDEDQKAIGDKVQKSKHYTSRATPENDTRKKYSNNHAEMLQGRLNSREIKDMKKKSQYSEAHRSELGDGSATSSVVKGETVDLSMDAAGVLPRHGVQRVSLSTRTSRENMSDPGDADLTTRTNVCSEIDDLGRGTQPDGNYVPTTTQASSVRPPTSSSAAEVSVWLEVNTFMSRNLSWDKFKMVYRRLTWKTNSELHETVEPDMDNALIEAHSKSQEAVYKLMIHWRQATPDAAIIHVFQALEGCQQKLLSEKLQSVVEKTRAPVNIAFGQISDNGHNVVAAPPRGELPTSDTLQSVNIDTNGIAATGHCANNLRMMELKI